A region from the Aphis gossypii isolate Hap1 chromosome 1, ASM2018417v2, whole genome shotgun sequence genome encodes:
- the LOC114124060 gene encoding SRR1-like protein produces MSKKNRKLFSTRSQKYKKSIEECTNIIATSPFWIQFSTTIKVVLNGSNLSSILCYGLGNFFESIQSKYQLGLLLTIKNEFKVKNCYVYDPKFTDAERTHLAEVGCDSLSENEEGKRNLLPGTFVYMPHCPKQLLNNLLWANWNKEILMSCIIVCNSIDQTVTSTLDRILNKYAYYVKKISPYVIEKKCCDNFIYDDVFNDMSLHIFPDEKFKELENIFWERGKEPMYDNDELEFITKFECMSFQS; encoded by the exons atgtccaaaaaaaatcgaaaactcTTTTCTACAAgatctcaaaaatataaaaa gaGCATAGAAGAATGTACAAATATCATTGCCACTTCTCCTTTTTGGATACAATTTTCTACAACTATTAAAGTGGTACTAAATGGATCCAATCTATCATCAATCCTGTGCTACGGACTAGGAAATTTTTTTGAGAGCATACAATCTAAATATCAGTTAGGTTtacttttaacaattaaaaatgaatttaaagtgAAGAACTGTTATGTATATGATCCTAAATTCACGGATGCTGAACGTACTCATTTAGCTGAAGTTGGATGTGATTCACTTAGTGAAAATGAAGAAGGAAAACGGAATTTGTTACCTGGTACATTTGTATATATGCCTCATTGTCCAAAAcagctattaaataatttattatgggcAAATTGGAATAAGGAAATACTAATGAGttgtataattgtttgtaataGCATTGACCAAACAGTGACTTCAACTTTGGACcggattttaaataagtatgcttattatgtaaaaaaaatatctccatacgtcatagaaaaaaaatgttgtgataACTTTATTTATGATGATGTTTTCAATGATATGTCACTTCATATATTTCctgatgaaaaatttaaagagctagaaaatatattttgggaGCGTGGTAAAGAACCAATGTATGATAATGATGAGCtagaatttataacaaaatttgaGTGCATGTCTTTCCAATCTTAA